One Oryza glaberrima chromosome 11, OglaRS2, whole genome shotgun sequence genomic region harbors:
- the LOC127754006 gene encoding probable glycerol-3-phosphate acyltransferase 3: protein MPKKKLSHRLFSALVSLLLHGKPISRSSSNTNTTLPHPSLLHKSSSSSPPMEKLAAKTLVLDVEGGLLRSSSLFPYFMLVALEAGGFLRGLVLLLLYPLLCVMGSDMALKVMAMVSFCGLRASRFRAGRAVLPKWFLEDVGEEGFDVMRSAMRRVCVTKMPRIMVEGFLKEYLEVEVVLGREMKVIWGFFTGIMEEEEEGGDQEEVLLEEKKMLVDVVGFSTSLEFLQHHLSHCCKEVYLVTREEKARWSALPRDKYPKPMVFHDGRLAFRPAAGDTLAMFTWLPFGAALAVARLAVALAVPYRYSTPILAATGLSWRLKGEAPAPLAGARRGQLFVCNHRTLIDPVYVSVALDRPVRAVSYSLSRLSELISPIGRTVRLTRDRDSDGRAMARLLDGGDLVVVCPEGTTCREPCLLRFSPLFAELSDDVVPVGIAVDTAMFYATTAGGLKCLDPLYYIANPRTCYAVQFLERVDTSPARERRAPSTDVANLVQRRMGDALGYRCTMLTRKDKYLMLAGNDGVVNTTQDNHSAPWKKKMQ from the exons ATGCCCAAGAAGAAGCTGTCACATAGGCTGTTCTCTGCCTTGGTATCCCTACTCCTTCATGGGAAGCCTATCTCTAGATCATCATCCAACACCAACACCACATTGCCACACCCTTCCTTGCTGCACAAGTCCTCCTCAAGCTCCCCTCCCATGGAGAAGCTCGCCGCGAAAACCCTAGTCCTCGACGTCGAAGGCGGTTTGCTTAGATCATCCTCCTTGTTCCCCTACTTCATGCTTGTGGCACTAGAGGCAGGAGGGTTCTTGAGGGGCcttgtgctcctcctcctctacccaTTGCTATGTGTCATGGGCAGTGACATGGCCTTGAAGGTCATggcaatggtgtccttctgcgGTTTACGGGCAAGCCGGTTTCGGGCGGGGCGAGCCGTGCTTCCCAAGTGGTTCCTTGAGGATGTTGGGGAGGAAGGGTTTGATGTGATGAGGAGTGCCATGAGGAGGGTGTGTGTGACAAAGATGCCTAGGATCATGGTTGAAGGGTTCTTGAAGGAGTACTTGGAGGTTGAGGTTGTTTTGGGTAGGGAGATGAAGGTGATTTGGGGGTTCTTCACTGGCAtcatggaggaggaagaagaaggtggtgatCAAGAGGAGGTGTTGCTTGAGGAGAAGAAAATGTTGGTTGATGTTGTGGGCTTCTCTACCTCCTTGGAGTTCCTCCAACATCATCTCTCACATTGTTGCAAG GAGGTGTACCTGGTGACAcgtgaggagaaggcgaggtggTCGGCGCTGCCGCGGGACAAGTAcccgaagccgatggtgttccaCGACGGCCGCCTCGCGTTCCGGCCAGCCGCCGGCGACACGCTCGCCATGTTCACGTGGCTCCCCttcggcgccgccctcgccgtcgcccgcctcgccgtcgcgctcgccgtgCCGTACAGGTACTCGACGCCGATCCTGGCCGCCACGGGCTTGTCGTGGCGCCTCAAGGGCGAGGcccccgcgccgctcgccggcgcgcgccgcgggcaGCTGTTCGTGTGCAACCACCGGACGCTGATCGACCCGGTGTACGTGTCGGTGGCGCTGGACCGCCCCGTGCGCGCCGTGTCGTACAGCCTGAGCCGGCTGTCGGAGCTGATCTCGCCGATCGGGCGGACGGTGCGGCTGACGCGGGACCGCGACAGCGACGGGCGCGCCATGGCGCggctcctcgacggcggcgacctcgtggTGGTGTGCCCCGAGGGGACGACGTGCCGGGAGCCGTGCCTGCTCCGGTTCAGCCCGCTGTTCGCGGAGCTGAGCGACGACGTGGTCCCCGTGGGGATCGCCGTCGACACGGCGATGTTCTacgcgacgacggccggcgggcTCAAGTGCCTGGACCCGCTCTACTACATCGCCAACCCGAGGACGTGCTACGCCGTGCAGTTCCTGGAGAGGGTGgacacgtcgccggcgagggagcGGAGGGCGCCGTCCACCGACGTGGCCAACCTCGTGCAGAGGAGGATGGGCGACGCGCTCGGCTACCGCTGCACCATGCTCACCAGGAAGGACAAGTACCTCATGCTCGCCGGCAACGATGGCGTCGTCAACACCACCCAAGACAACCACTCTGCTCcgtggaagaagaagatgcaaTAA